From Pan paniscus chromosome 9, NHGRI_mPanPan1-v2.0_pri, whole genome shotgun sequence, the proteins below share one genomic window:
- the FOLR2 gene encoding folate receptor beta isoform X2: MLPAATELRLQGQKDMAWKWMPLLLLLVWVVTMCSAQDRTDLLNVCMDAKHHKTKPGPEDKLHDQCSPWKKNACCTASTSQELHKDTSRLYNFNWDHCSKMEPACKRHFIQDTCLYECSPNLGPWIQQVNQSWRKERFLDVPLCKEDCQRWWEDCHTSHTCKSNWHRGWDWTSGVNKCPAGALCRTFESYFPTPAALCEGLWSHSYKVSNYSRGSGRCIQMWFDSAQGNPNEEVARFYAAAMHVNAGEMLHGIGGLLLSLALMLQLWLLG; this comes from the exons ATGCTCCCAGCAGCAACGGAG CTCCGCCTGCAGGGACAGAAAGACATGGCCTGGAAATGGATGCCACTTCTGCTGCTTCTGGTCTGGGTAGTCACCATGTGCAGTGCCCAGGACAGGACTGATCTCCTCAATGTCTGTATGGATGCCAAGCACCACAAGACAAAGCCAGGTCCTGAGGACAAGCTGCATGACCAA TGCAGTCCCTGGAAGAAGAATGCCTGCTGCACGGCCAGCACCAGCCAGGAGCTGCACAAGGACACCTCCCGCCTGTACAACTTTAACTGGGACCACTGCAGCAAGATGGAGCCCGCCTGCAAGCGCCACTTCATCCAGGACACCTGTCTCTATGAGTGCTCACCCAACCTGGGGCCCTGGATCCAGCAG gTGAATCAGAGCTGGCGCAAAGAACGCTTCCTGGATGTGCCCTTATGCAAAGAGGACTGTCAGCGCTGGTGGGAGGATTGTCACACCTCCCACACGTGCAAGAGCAACTGGCACAGAGGATGGGACTGGACCTCAG GAGTTAACAAGTGCCCAGCTGGGGCTCTCTGCCGCACCTTTGAGTCCTACTTCCCCACTCCAGCTGCCCTTTGTGAAGGCCTCTGGAGTCACTCATACAAAGTCAGCAACTACAGCCGAGGGAGCGGCCGCTGCATCCAGATGTGGTTTGACTCAGCCCAGGGCAACCCCAACGAGGAAGTGGCGAGGTTCTATGCTGCAGCCATGCATGTGAATGCTGGTGAGATGCTTCATGGGATTGGGGGTCTCCTGCTCAGTCTGGCCCTGATGCTGCAACTCTGGCTCCTTGGCTGA
- the FOLR2 gene encoding folate receptor beta isoform X1 gives MLPAATEVQLRLQGQKDMAWKWMPLLLLLVWVVTMCSAQDRTDLLNVCMDAKHHKTKPGPEDKLHDQCSPWKKNACCTASTSQELHKDTSRLYNFNWDHCSKMEPACKRHFIQDTCLYECSPNLGPWIQQVNQSWRKERFLDVPLCKEDCQRWWEDCHTSHTCKSNWHRGWDWTSGVNKCPAGALCRTFESYFPTPAALCEGLWSHSYKVSNYSRGSGRCIQMWFDSAQGNPNEEVARFYAAAMHVNAGEMLHGIGGLLLSLALMLQLWLLG, from the exons ATGCTCCCAGCAGCAACGGAGGTTCAG CTCCGCCTGCAGGGACAGAAAGACATGGCCTGGAAATGGATGCCACTTCTGCTGCTTCTGGTCTGGGTAGTCACCATGTGCAGTGCCCAGGACAGGACTGATCTCCTCAATGTCTGTATGGATGCCAAGCACCACAAGACAAAGCCAGGTCCTGAGGACAAGCTGCATGACCAA TGCAGTCCCTGGAAGAAGAATGCCTGCTGCACGGCCAGCACCAGCCAGGAGCTGCACAAGGACACCTCCCGCCTGTACAACTTTAACTGGGACCACTGCAGCAAGATGGAGCCCGCCTGCAAGCGCCACTTCATCCAGGACACCTGTCTCTATGAGTGCTCACCCAACCTGGGGCCCTGGATCCAGCAG gTGAATCAGAGCTGGCGCAAAGAACGCTTCCTGGATGTGCCCTTATGCAAAGAGGACTGTCAGCGCTGGTGGGAGGATTGTCACACCTCCCACACGTGCAAGAGCAACTGGCACAGAGGATGGGACTGGACCTCAG GAGTTAACAAGTGCCCAGCTGGGGCTCTCTGCCGCACCTTTGAGTCCTACTTCCCCACTCCAGCTGCCCTTTGTGAAGGCCTCTGGAGTCACTCATACAAAGTCAGCAACTACAGCCGAGGGAGCGGCCGCTGCATCCAGATGTGGTTTGACTCAGCCCAGGGCAACCCCAACGAGGAAGTGGCGAGGTTCTATGCTGCAGCCATGCATGTGAATGCTGGTGAGATGCTTCATGGGATTGGGGGTCTCCTGCTCAGTCTGGCCCTGATGCTGCAACTCTGGCTCCTTGGCTGA
- the FOLR2 gene encoding folate receptor beta isoform X3 — translation MLRLQGQKDMAWKWMPLLLLLVWVVTMCSAQDRTDLLNVCMDAKHHKTKPGPEDKLHDQCSPWKKNACCTASTSQELHKDTSRLYNFNWDHCSKMEPACKRHFIQDTCLYECSPNLGPWIQQVNQSWRKERFLDVPLCKEDCQRWWEDCHTSHTCKSNWHRGWDWTSGVNKCPAGALCRTFESYFPTPAALCEGLWSHSYKVSNYSRGSGRCIQMWFDSAQGNPNEEVARFYAAAMHVNAGEMLHGIGGLLLSLALMLQLWLLG, via the exons ATG CTCCGCCTGCAGGGACAGAAAGACATGGCCTGGAAATGGATGCCACTTCTGCTGCTTCTGGTCTGGGTAGTCACCATGTGCAGTGCCCAGGACAGGACTGATCTCCTCAATGTCTGTATGGATGCCAAGCACCACAAGACAAAGCCAGGTCCTGAGGACAAGCTGCATGACCAA TGCAGTCCCTGGAAGAAGAATGCCTGCTGCACGGCCAGCACCAGCCAGGAGCTGCACAAGGACACCTCCCGCCTGTACAACTTTAACTGGGACCACTGCAGCAAGATGGAGCCCGCCTGCAAGCGCCACTTCATCCAGGACACCTGTCTCTATGAGTGCTCACCCAACCTGGGGCCCTGGATCCAGCAG gTGAATCAGAGCTGGCGCAAAGAACGCTTCCTGGATGTGCCCTTATGCAAAGAGGACTGTCAGCGCTGGTGGGAGGATTGTCACACCTCCCACACGTGCAAGAGCAACTGGCACAGAGGATGGGACTGGACCTCAG GAGTTAACAAGTGCCCAGCTGGGGCTCTCTGCCGCACCTTTGAGTCCTACTTCCCCACTCCAGCTGCCCTTTGTGAAGGCCTCTGGAGTCACTCATACAAAGTCAGCAACTACAGCCGAGGGAGCGGCCGCTGCATCCAGATGTGGTTTGACTCAGCCCAGGGCAACCCCAACGAGGAAGTGGCGAGGTTCTATGCTGCAGCCATGCATGTGAATGCTGGTGAGATGCTTCATGGGATTGGGGGTCTCCTGCTCAGTCTGGCCCTGATGCTGCAACTCTGGCTCCTTGGCTGA